ttttttaatagaaatgtatattatattttctgtATGTTGTATGTATGTTCGttctatttaattttttttataaataaaacatataaattatgaaaattatcAAATATGTATACTAAAagggaaaaaataaataattcttaaataatacattcatgttattttaatttaataaggAAGCataaatattagaaaaacaaatacaattaataaagtggGGAAATTTAAGAGtaatgaaattttattataattttatttttatatatagtaaTTATGTAATGAAACTCAAAATTATTGAAgtcttaattttttctctatatgaatttttaattttagttTATTTACATAGTTAAATATGAAATACTAATTTAAGCATAATATtgtcaaatatattttattccaAAAATTCATAACAATACTTATTGCTTTaaatctttttatatttttaatattctgTTGAAAAGTATAGTAAAAGATAAATACTCATACAATTATCtgagaatatttaaaaaggaaaaatttttcttaatgttcatttttatatgcCCAATAAAATGGAATAAAcctttttatgtatatatatatgtttatttttatgaaaaataaataaatattcagTAGGTACGAATATTTATGCAGAaagttttattttgtatttttttgtataaaaaatatttacattaaaaagtaaatattcACAAAATTTCAatgtttatttaaaaaaaatatatttttccctaaaaattttatgatatatatagaatTAGAAATTGTAATGAAGAAAAACATTAAGATATagattattatattatataaaattattttatattaacaaTACATACTAAAAGGTTATAtactatttataattaaagatAATTTGTTCTTTATAAAGTTTTGGAATATGCAATTTTTATAGTATAAACTTTATAGTATaaacaaattataaaaaaagttcctaaagtatatatataatgctTTCTATTATAACTTAAAAGGAATcctaaaagaataaaattaaatatatagtatgaaaaataatttatgcaAAAAGGTTTTagcatttttaaataaaacatatacaCGTagtttttgaaataaaattattcattttgTTAACGAGAAATcattgttaatttttttaaatacttgAAACAATGAAGATGATATAAAGAGCTAGTCGAGTTCTCAATGCAATAGTGGTGATAGATAGATAATACCTTAaataacaatataaaaatatcgtagcaaaaagagaaattttaatttttttgaattatcatttttaagaGGTTTATTCTtaaggaaaataataaatttgtaGAGAAATAGTTATTTtatacttaaattttttttctctattcTTACTGAAATTGTAAaatcagaaaaaaaagttttaagtTTTATGAATTTCTCATATTAAATAATGCATTAAAAATAACGAAAATATTGAGggtaatattatatttcctttaaaatacaataaatGCTATATAAACtttaaaaagtaattttatCAGGAACAAAATCATTATAGACACTCCTCAACCCTGTTCATTAAATGGTTTGTTCAAGCTCTACAAGGATGTTTAAATTCGCAATCAATAAAccattattttaaaataataaaatttattaattttctgataatataattatgacAAATTCAGttcatatattattatattgtgGTACAAATcataatgaaattatattttggaaaaaattttctttttttataaatttataaaatatgttataaGTATTCactaatttattatatattttaactttttgtataaattattacattTACAGTCGAAATGATTTTACAGGAGAAAAAAATTGATTAataagaaattaataaattaaacacTAGTTAGTATATTATGATAatgttttcaaaaaaatacttatacacgttatttaaattttttttgatgatTACGTAAATATTACAttgaattatttaatgataaaaaatgattaccaaaattttaatagtgtaacatatatatatattgaataattattttaaacgttaattttttttgtataatgagataaatattatattttattaaaaatttcaaattataaagagttatatttctttattatgtTACATTATATtacattatataatttacaaTCATGattttatttgtaaatatataaattgtacttcatatatattctatatatatgtctataaattttttcttaaatatgtTCTATTTTcataacatttttaaaaaaggccaataatgaaaaaaaggttaaaatagaaaaataaagtatatgCATATGCATATCAACCactttcttatttttataggtttattaaattgCCTGTTACGTGCTACAAATTAAATCAaagaatttaataatttattctgTTGGAATAATCATTTACCTTTAACATTCCACTTTAATAtcacacaaaaaaaaaagaatactATATGAAGACATaaatacattaaataaaaatataacattctgttatttttatcattgtAGTACATAAGCACAAttcaattaaatttataaaacagttccaataaattttttttttaaacaatttTGCTagatgaaataatttttactaaTTATATTGTTGATGATACTACTGAATAATTCTTGTACGCGTTACCCacgttatttattttatttcataatataaaattacgTGCATGAAAAGATTTAAAGTTCATCTTATCAACCATTTATAAacagacaaaaaaaaatttgataatAGATAGATAGCTttgttttttgtttattatgTTCTGTATATAAAGACATttccatttatatttttgaatatatttttttttatacagcTAGCTATAtgaaattcttttttcttttttttaagctATATGTGACTTTTTCATGGCTATcttatcttttatttcttcttttgcTTATATAACTACAcacagtttttttttaaccttTTCagctataatttttttttttacattatgGTTGTATAAACAAACCTTTTTactaattttcttttcttttttatttatttttttttttaattttttatttatttatatttatttatttatattaatttatttatattaatttatttatattaattttttatttcattgtttttttgtattttttaatttttttgtttaattttttcgtGTTTGTATATAAtctaaatattataatttcttttatttgcTTCAATATATAATTCCTGGGAAAATGAAGTCTAatatatcaatatttttaattgtagTATTCTTTCTGTGTTACGCAAATTCCAGAActttaaaaggaaaaaataataaaaataattcattgaATATGATgagagaaaataaaaatgatattcaccaaaaaaaaattcatgaTTCTTTTTCGCATCTTAAATCATATGTTCATAATTCCGAAAAATTTGGATCTGACTGCAGAAGTGAATGTAGCAGTGGAACTATAGGAAATAGTGAAAATAGCAATAAACATAATAGAAAATCCCCAAGAGAAATTTTACAGGAATACAAAAGAAGGAAACAAGGTATAATTGCAGGATACTATGGCTCATGGAACAGTCAGGGTGATAGAGCAAAGCAAATGGCTGATTCAAGTCCAATGGTATCAATTCTTTATATTGCTTTTGCTCGTATCAATATGCTATATGATGTATCTAGACCATTTAATAGTAGGCAAAAATTTCTATTAAGAAAACATGGCTTAGAATATGAAACATATGGTATGATGCTTAATGAAATCAGACGTATAAGAAAAGCACGTCCAGatataattattcttttatcaTTAGGAGGAGAAACCTATATgatagaaatagaaaaagagaTTGATTATGTAGATAAAACATTAAAGCTCATTAATGACTTTGATTTAGATGGTGTAGACATTGATTGGGAACCACATGGAAGTTTTAATAACTTAAATGAATTGGatttttcaaattattatattaaattaattaatttactAAGAGAAAATATTCCAGAACAAAAGTTAATTTCAATTTCTGGTTCATCAAATGCTGCTTTATCATGCGTTTCAGGAGTTGCATCTTTTTGTAAAGATGAAGAATCTCCATATAATACCAAGTTTTTATCTGAACAAATGGAGACAAATGGTGAATTATACAGGGCAGCATCTATGTTATCAGCAGgaacttttattaatatttttaatacagCTAAGGAGAAAATAGATCTTGTATTTATTCAAACATACAATTTAGAAACTAGTAATCCAAATATTATGGTGGATATGTACCTATCCCATTTATATTTTGGTTTAAAATATGATATTACTGTTATATTAGGTTTTTCATTAGAACATAATAGAGGTGGATTTAGCccagaaaatgaagaattatTAAAGTTGGTAGGAAAAACAATACATGAAAAAAACCACAGCAATAATAGAGCAGACGGTGTGGGGGTGTGGCATTTATTTATGAAAGAACAGTTGCCAACTGGATCATAcaatatagaaaattttcTTACAACTATTTGGAAGCATTTAAATCCTGAAATAGAACCTCCAAAAGACGTTGCTATAACTGAAGATCCAGAAGATTGTAGTACGATAGATGAGTATGTTCCAGGGATTATTATTCCTACCATAGGAATATATTACAAACACAATGATGCTATTTGGAAAACTAGATCTTATTCAATTCAAGCACCTGGTATAAATAGATACGAATGGGATTTAGTCAAAGTGTGCTATGAAAAAACATGTAATGGAAAAGCAACCCATTATTATAACACTGATTATAAAGAGGgttctattattatttggAAAGGAGAGccatatttaattaaatggTGGCAACAAGGACCTCCAGAGGGTGATGCACTAGAGGCATACACAAAATTAGATGCATCTGAATGCCCAGGATTAGATGAatggaataaaaaatatccaCATAAGCCAATTGAAGTAGAAGAGCCATATGTA
The Plasmodium relictum strain SGS1 genome assembly, chromosome: 1 DNA segment above includes these coding regions:
- the CHT1 gene encoding chitinase, yielding MKSNISIFLIVVFFLCYANSRTLKGKNNKNNSLNMMRENKNDIHQKKIHDSFSHLKSYVHNSEKFGSDCRSECSSGTIGNSENSNKHNRKSPREILQEYKRRKQGIIAGYYGSWNSQGDRAKQMADSSPMVSILYIAFARINMLYDVSRPFNSRQKFLLRKHGLEYETYGMMLNEIRRIRKARPDIIILLSLGGETYMIEIEKEIDYVDKTLKLINDFDLDGVDIDWEPHGSFNNLNELDFSNYYIKLINLLRENIPEQKLISISGSSNAALSCVSGVASFCKDEESPYNTKFLSEQMETNGELYRAASMLSAGTFINIFNTAKEKIDLVFIQTYNLETSNPNIMVDMYLSHLYFGLKYDITVILGFSLEHNRGGFSPENEELLKLVGKTIHEKNHSNNRADGVGVWHLFMKEQLPTGSYNIENFLTTIWKHLNPEIEPPKDVAITEDPEDCSTIDEYVPGIIIPTIGIYYKHNDAIWKTRSYSIQAPGINRYEWDLVKVCYEKTCNGKATHYYNTDYKEGSIIIWKGEPYLIKWWQQGPPEGDALEAYTKLDASECPGLDEWNKKYPHKPIEVEEPYVQEEDLPIQ